Below is a genomic region from Hippea sp. KM1.
CGTTGAGAACAGGATAAAGCAGGATATGGAGGAGGCCTCGATAAAGTGTGAGGTCTCCGGCAGGCTTAAACATCTATACAGTATCTACACAAAGATGCAGAGAAAAAGGGTGGACTTTGACGGTATCTATGATCTGCTTGCCGTTAGAATCATCACAGAAACGGAGAAGGATTGCTATGCCGCTTTGGGTATAATACATAAGAATTACAAACCGTTGCCGGGCAGATTCAAGGATTACATAGCTTTGCCCAAGCAGAACATGTATCAATCCCTCCATACCACTGTTTTTGGCCCCAGTGATATTGTTGTTGAGATACAGATAAGAACGAAGAAGATGCATGAGATAGCAGAGGAGGGAATCGCAGCCCACTATAAATACAAAGAAAATAAGGTCAGCATAATAGATAAACACGATAAGCAGTTCCTCTGGTTGAGGCATCTGCTTAAGTGGCAGAAGGAGGTCAAAAACCCCAAGGAGTTTCTCAATACGGTCAAGGTCGACCTATTTAGGGGCGAGGTCTATGTGTTTACACCTGCCGGTGATTTGAAGGTCTTGCCGAGGGGTGCAACGCCCGTTGATTTTGCCTATGCAATCCATACAGAGGTGGGCAATAGATGCGTTGGAGCAAAGGTCAACGGCAGGATAGTGCCTCTGGATTATAAGCTGTCCAACGGTGATATAGTGGAGATATTCACACAGGCCAACCACTTGCCAAGCAAGGATTGGCTGAAGTTTGTTGTCACCAGCAAGGCAAGAAGCAGGATAAAGCAGAAGGTTAGAGAGAAGGAGAAGAAAGAGGCTGTTGAGATAGGTAAGAGCATACTATCCAAGGAGCTGTCCAAGATCAACAAGGGGCTACAGGCTTTTTTGAAGGAGGAGAAGCTTAAGGAGGCTATGTCGTATTTTGGATGCAATAGCATCGATGACCTCCTTGAAAAGATCGGTTTTTTGAAGATCCATCCATCGAGCGTTATATCGAGGGTGTATCCTAACCAGAAGAAGAAGGAAAAAAAGCAACTAACCAAAAGCGATGTTTATAAGATAAAGATCGACGGATCCGATGATATAGTCTTCAGGCTTGCCAAGTGCTGCAACCCTGTTTATGGCGATGAGATAGTTGGCTATATAACAAGAAACAGGGGTATTATCATCCATAGGGTCGATTGCGACAATATAAGGAAAATAGGCTATGATAGCGATAGGCTTGTTGAGGTTGAATGGGATGGCTCTATAAAGAAGAACATGCCCGTTAAGCTGAAGGTTAAGGTTAAAAATACTAAGGGTATACTTGCAAGGATAACCAATATTCTATATAACATGGATATTGACCTGGGCAACCTGAAGGTTGTATTTTTAGACAAGGCGCATACCACGGTGATGTTCGACATGGACATAGAGGTTTCAAGCAAGTTTGAGCTTGAAAAGCTCATAGATACTTTAAAGAAGGATGAGAATGTTTTGGATATAGAAAGGGGTAAAACCTATTACTATTACAAAAGGAATAGGCGGTGATAGAGATGTTTAAGTCGTTCATTAACTATTTTTCCAACGATCTGGCTATCGATCTGGGCACGGCAAACACACTGGTCTATGTTAAAGGCCGGGGTATTGTTTTGAATGAGCCCAGCGTTGTTGCGGTGAAGACCGATTCAAAAGGCGCTAAAAAGGTCTTAAGTGTAGGCAAAGAGGCCAAGGAGATGGTCGGAAGAACCCCGGGCAACATAGAGGCCATAAAGCCGTTAAAGGATGGGGTTATAGCGGATTTCGAGGTCACAGAGAGGATGTTGAGGTATTTTATCAAGAAGTCAAAGAACAAGAAGAGTATATTCAAGCCCCGCATAATCATAGCCGTTCCTCACGGTATAACGCAGGTGGAAAAGAAGGCTGTTAAGGAGTCTGCCATCGATGCTGGAGCCAGGGAGGTCTATCTGGTTGAGGAGCCGATGGCGGCTGCCATAGGTGCTGGCCTGCCGGTGCAGGATGCTGTGGGCAGTATGGTTGTCGATATTGGCGGTGGCACAACGGAGGTTGCCGTTATCTCCTTGGGTGGCATAGTGCACAGCGTTTCGGTTAGGGTTGGTGGCGATAAGATGGACACGGCGATTGTCAATTACATAAAAAAGCAATACAGCATACTCATAGGCGACAGCACGGCTGAGGCGATAAAGATAGAATACGGCAGCGTGTTTCCCTCTGAGGATGAAGAGGAGGACAACCAGCCCATCGTCGTTAAGGGTATAGACCTAATAACGGGCGTTCCGACATCCATAGAGGTGAGCGTTGAGGAGATAAGGAAGGCCTTAAGGGAGCCTGTAAATGTAATAGTCGCATCGGTTAAGGATGCGCTTGAAAAGACACCCCCTGAGCTTGCAAGCGATATAGTGGATAATGGGATAATGTTAACAGGCGGAGGCGCATTGATACGGGGGCTTGATAGGTTGATTCATAAGGAGACCGGTTTGGCGGTTAAGGTGCATGATGAGGCGCTGTTTGCCGTTGTTAAGGGTGTCGGCATGATACTGGACAATATAGACCTTTTGGGTGAAGTAGCCATAGATTGATGAGATGGGTTTTAGCCTATATCGTTATTGCATTTGTTCTGAATGTTGTTGTATCGGTTTTTAGGCCTGTTGGTGGACTGTTGCGCAGCGGTGTTATAGGTGTTTTGACGGCCGTTTCTTATCCCGTTTCGAAGGGTCTTGGTTTTGTTAAGAGTGGTTTCGATAGATACCTTGTATTGATATCTGTTGAGGAGGAGAACAAGAGGCTAAAAAGGGAGCTTGCCCACTGCATCCTTATAAACAAAGAGCTTGAGAGGTTTGAAAAGAAAGATGACAAAAAGGGTTATTCCGATCTTATTGAGGCATCGTTTTCCTTTAAGGGTAACTTTGAAAACGACGAGATATACCTCTATGTCAAAAAGAACCTGAATTTAGAGGAGAACAACTGCTTTGTTTTGTCCCATAAACTTGCACTTGTTGGTCTTGTGAAAAGAAGGGTTAAAAAGGACATCTATGTTGCCCAGACCGTCTTTAATCCATCGTTTGTTGCAGATGTCTATATAAAATCAGAAAACGGCACATTTAAGGCGTTGTTTATGGGGTCAGAATACCGCCCGAAGGTGGAGTTTTTAGACCCCAATGTGAAACTGAACAGGGGCGATGGCGTATATACCACAAGCGCTCTGGGTATTTATCCGTATGGTTTATTCATAGGCAGGGTTGCACAAATCAAGGATGTAAACGGTTATTACAAGGTTGCATATGTTGACATAGATAAAAGCTTTTTCAACGACTGGCAGGTGTTTGTATTGTGCAGAAGGAAACAGTGAACATAAAGCCCGTATTGGGTTTTTTTATCATATTGATTGCCGCTATTGTTTGCAGCGAGATTATAAACTTTGTCTATCTGACGCCCTTTGTCTTGCCGTATCTGTTGTTTATGTTTAGCCTTGCATTTGTTTTGAGGTTAGAGGATAAGGAGGGATTCCATTTTGGCAGCTTTGTTTTTGGTTTTATCTGCGATGTCCTTCTGTTTAGGCATATCTTTGTTCTGTGCGTGGTTTTTCCGCTTGCCTCTTATGCTATAGCAAAGCTCGTTGAGTATATGCAGTTTAGAGGCTTTTACATATTTGTTGTCTTAGGTGGCATTTATGTTGCCTTTCTTCTGAATTTGGGGCTTCCAATTGCAGCTTCCCTGTTTGCCTCGATTTTGAGTCTTGTTGTGGCTGTTTTTTTGGATTTTGTTTTTTTGAGGCTATTAGAAAAAAGGATCCATGGCGAGGCGTGATAGGTTTTTAGGTAAGATAGAGCTTCTTAAGAAGAATCTATCCTATCTCTATCTGGTTGTGGTTATCTCCTTTGTTGTCCTTATCTTGAGGCTTTTCTATCTGCAAATCATAAAGGGCGATTATTTCTCTTCTCTTGCTAAAAGAAACTCCATAAGGCTTGTGGGTATTGCCCCTCCACGGGGCGATATAAAGACATCAGATGGTGTATTCTATGCCAAGAATGTGCCTTCCTTCAGCGTCTATCTGTATAAGAGCAAAAAGCTTACAGACGATATTTTGCTTAAGGTATCTAAGCTTTTGGGGGTTGATAAGGATGATTTGAAACAGAAGCTGGCATATTCGGGCTATTATAAGAGCATCCCCATAAAGAGGAATGTGGACAGGAGGGATGTATTCAGGTTGTTGTTTGATCAGGAGGTGTCGCCATTTGTTAACATAGAGGTCGAACCCAAGAGGGTCTATCCGTCAAACGCCTATGCATACGCCAATGTGGTCGGTTATATATCGGAGGTCTCTTTGGCCGATTTAAGGGCAAATCCGCTGTTGAAGGTTGGCGATTTGATAGGAAGAAAGGGAATAGAGAAGAAATACGATGCCCAGCTTAGGGGAGAGTGGGGCTATAAAGAGGTTGAGGTCTCATCAAAGGGGGCTGTTGTAAGGGTTATCTCAACAACCCCGCCCAGGAAGGGTAAAAGTATTACGCTTACCATAGACTCCAGATTGCAATCCTTTATTTACAACAAGCTAAAGGAGAACAACCTAAAAGGGGCTGTGGTTGTCGAAAGGCCCAATGGGGCAATATTGGCCATAGTCGATAGCGACACATTTAACCCCAACTTCTTTGTTGAGGGATTAACAAGGAAGCAGTGGAAAGAATTGCAAAAGAGCGGGCTTTTGGATTTGTTTGATATGGCCACCCAGGGGGCATTCCCACCGGGTTCTTTGATCAAGCCCTTCGTTGCCCTTGCAGCCCTGCAGGAGGGTATTATTAAGCCCACCACGGTTGTTTTTTGCCCGTATGCCGTAAAGATAGGCAAATACACATACAGGGATTGGCGGGCAGGTGGTTTTGGGTATATTGACTTATACAGGGCTATTGAGAGTTCATCGGATGTATTCTTCTATCAGTTGGGTATGAAACTTGGTATAGACAAGATGGATTACTACCTTTCTAAATTTGGTTTCGGTAAATCACCCGGTCTGTTTTCGTATTGTTCGAAGGGCAATTTGCCATCAAGGGCATGGAAGTATAAGCGATATTCGAAGGGCTGGTATATAGGCGATACCATATCCACATCGATAGGGCAGGGGTTCTTTTTGGCAACGCCCCTTCAGGTTGCCGTTGCATTCTCTGTTATAGCAAACGAGGGTATCGGTTATAGGCCTTTTCTGGTTGAGGGTTCAAAGAGTTTCCCGCTGTATGTGTTCAAAAGCAGGTATTATAAGGATATAAAGAAGGCTTTATGGCTTGTTGTTAATGGAACATACGGAACAGCCGGCAAGGCCAAAATCGATGGTCTAAATATATGCGGAAAGACAGGCACCAGCCAGGTTGTCTCCAGCGCCGTTTATAAAAGGATAAAAAAGAGGGTTAAAGAGGGGAGGATGCCTATAGAGAAGGCGGTGAGGTATTACCCACACGCCTGGTTTGCATCCTTTGCCCCTAAGGACAACCCCAAAGTGATAGTGGTCGTCTTCTTAGAACATGGCGAATCGAGTGCAAACGCCGCTGCATTTGCCAGGTTGGTTTATGAAAAACTCATAGAATTGGGGATTATTTGATCGTTGAGCCCATCTTGAATATCGGAAGATACATGGATATAACCAAGAATCCTATGATGCCACCAAGAACGATTATTAAGATAGGCTCTATCATCGATGTTAGGTTCTTTACGGCGTTGTCCACCTCTTCCTCGTAATATTGGGAGATCTTCTGCATCATCTCATCCAGTGTTCCTGTCTCCTCACCCACAGAGGCCATCTGTATGACCATATCGGGGAACTCACCGCTTGATGCCATGGCGAAGGATAGGTTTTCACCCTTCTTAACCATATCCCTGACCTCTGTGAGCGTTTCCTCCATGATGAGGTTTCCGGCCGTTTTCGCACTTATCTGGAGGGCATCGAGTATGTCCACACCGCTTGAGCTTAAGGATGCAAGTATGGTGGTGAAGTTGGCTATAGACCCCTTTCTGGCCAGATTACCGAATATGGGCAGATTAAGAAGGAGCTTATCCATAAACTTCCTGACACCGTAGCTCTTTTTGTATCCAACCCTTAAGGCTATCACAAATAGTATCAATCCAAGGAGTATCTTTAGAAAGTATTTTTTCATAAATAAACTGATATTGATGACAATTTGTGTGGGCAGAGGCAGTTGCATTCCGCTTGAGGAATACATCTCTGCAAAGGTGGGTATGACGAAGGTCATAATCAAGGCTATTACGCCCACCGCCACGATCGTGACCATAGTTGGATAGATTAGGGCACCCTTGACCTTCCTTTTCAGAGCTATGTGTTTTTCCATCATATCGGAGAGCCTTTTAAGAACGCCGTCTAAATTTCCCGTCTGCTCCCCCGCATTGACCATATGCACATACATCGGCGAAAACACATCCTTGTAATCCCTTAAGGCCTGGGAGAGGCTTGCTCCGCTTTCGACCTTCTGTTTTATGGAATAGAGTATCTCGCCCATCTTTTTGCTTTCTGCCTGTTCGGCCATGATGTTGAGTGATTCGTCTAACGGCAATCCACTTGAGAGCATGCTGGCGAGCTGTTTTGTTACCACCATCAGCTCCCTTTCTTTTACCTTTGTCTTTAGAAACGGCAATTCTATGTCTTTGGGTGCTGGTTTGACAGTGATTATGGATATCCTTTTGGCCTTCAGTTTGGCTATGGCCTCACTCTTTGAGCTTGCGATAATCTCGCCCCTTTTTATCCTGCCTTTGATGTCTTTACCCTTCCATCTAAAGTAAGGCATATCTTACCCCTTTGCGTATCTTATTTTATCCAACTCCCGTTGGATGGCCTTCTTGTCGTTTGATGCCTCTATGGCAGCCTCGTATGTTATCAGGCCTTTTCTGTATAGGTTTACGATGGATTGGTTCATGGTTATCATGCCGGTTTCTGCCTGCCCCATTTGCATGGATGAATAGATCTGGGGTATCTTGTTCTCCCTTATGAGGTTTCTGATAGCTGAATTGGGTATCATTATCTCCATGGCCAGCACCCGCCCCTTGCCGTCCTTTTTCTTTATGAGTGTCTGAGATACGACGCCCTGAAGGGCGACGGATAACTGTGTTCTAACCTGTTCCTGCTGATTAGGTGGAAATACATCGACTATCCTGTTTATGGTCTCTGGGGCTGAGTTTGTATGGAGCGTGGCAAAGACCAAGTGTCCGGTCTCTGCAACCGTTAAAGCCGCCTGAATGGTCTCCAAATCCCTCATCTCTCCAATGAGTATTACATCTGGATCCTGCCTCAATATGTGCTTTAGGGCTGAGGCAAATCCCTTTACATCGCTTCCAACCTCCCTTTGGTCTATCAAGGCCATTTTGTGGGAGTATGTAAACTCTATGGGGTCCTCTATGGTTATTATGTGAACCCTTCTTTCCCTATTTATCTTATCCAGAAGGGCCGCAAGCGTTGTCGATTTTCCGCTTCCCGTTGGGCCTGTGACCAAGACTATACCCTTTTTTAGCGTTGCAAATTGTTGAACGACAGGCGGTATGCCCAGCTTCTCAAACGGGGGAATCTCATATGGAATCATCCTGAAGGCTCCGGCAACAGTCCCCCTCTGTATATAGACATTTGCCCTGAACCTGGAGAGCTTGGGTATTCCAAAGGAAAAGTCGACATCGAAATCCTCTTCCAATGTCTTCTTCTGCATCTCCGTCATAACGCTATAACAGAGGTTCTGCGCATCGGCAGGGGAGAGGTGGTCGTATTCGTCCATATCCAGCAACTCCCCGTGTATCCTGATTTTCGGTTTTGCCCCCGCCGTAATGTGGAGGTCTGATGCCTCCATACTTATCATCTGCTCTAACAACTCCACCAAATCTTGAGCCTTCTTACCCATATCAACTCCCCTTTAGTTAAATGTTACATTCATGACTTCCTCTATTGTGGTTACGCCCTCTTTTATCTTTTTTAATCCGCTCATCCTTAAGGTCGACATCCCTTCCTCTATGGCCTGTTTCCTTATCTGTTCAACACTTGCCCCTTCCAGTATCATCCTTTTTATCTTATCGGATACAGGCATAACCTCATATAAGGCAACCCTGCCTTTGTATCCGGTTTCGTTGCAGTAATCACACCCCTCGCCCTTGTAAACCTTCACCGTTTTTGCCTCTTCTTTTGAAAAGCCTATCTCCTCTAACGCCTCAGGCGGCACATCCAGCTGTTTCTTACAATACGGGCATATCTTCCTGACAAGCCTTTGGGCAAGCACCAGTATCAGCGATGATGCGATGAGGTATCTCTCTATGCCCATATCCACCAGCCTCATGACGGTTGATGGGGCGTCGTTGGTATGGAGGGTTGAAAAGACCAGATGCCCTGTGAGCGCCGCCCTTATGGCTATCTCTGCTGTCTCTGAATCCCTGATTTCTCCAACCATTATGATGTCTGGATCCTGACGCAGAAAAGACCTCAACGCTGCGGCAAATGTTAGGCCGATCTCTTCCTTTACATGAACCTGGTTTATGCCGTCTATGTTGTATTCGACAGGATCCTCAACCGTCATGATGTTCACAAACTCGTTGTTTATCTTGTTTAGCGATGCATAAAGCGTTGTCGATTTTCCGCTTCCCGTTGGGCCTGTGACCAGTATCATGCCGTATGGTTTGTTTATGGCTTTTAGATACCTGTTTAGGTCGCTATCCTCAAAGCCCAACTTCTCCAACTCAACCCTTACATTACTCCTGTCCAAGATCCTCATAACGACCTTTTCGCCGTGAACGGTGGGCAGGGTCGATACCCTTAGGTCGATGTCTTTGCCTGAGACCTTTATCCTGATCCTTCCATCCTGTGGAAGCCTCTTTTCTGCTATATTCAGTTTCGACATTATCTTTATGCGGGATGTCAGCTTTGGTGCCATTGTCCTTGCGAATGTCATGATGGTTTTGAGCTTGCCGTCGATTCTGTATCGTATCCTTAGGTCGTTCTCATACGGTTCTATATGTATATCGCTTGCTCCACTTACAACGGCTCGAGATAGTATGGTGTTTGCCAGTTTTATTATCGGTTCGTCCTCTGCCGATTTCTCTAAATCCTCTACGCTCTCTTGTCCTTCTTCCTCTTTGATTACATTTACCTCGCTTGAGAATTCTGCTATCTCGTCTGCTATTTCCTCTAATTCCGTCGATGTGCCGTAATATTTGTCTATAGCCCTAAGAATAGATCTTTCGTTGCTAAACAACGGGACGACATTCAAACCGCTTACAAACCTAACCTCATCCAGGGCAAATATGTTTGTTGGGTCTGAGATGGCAACCTTTATCTTGTTCTTTTCTATGGCCACCGGTATCAGTGTGTATTTCTTTGCGATCTGAGCAGGCACCTTCTTGATGACATCCTTGGGAATTTCTATGGAGTTTAGGTCTATGCTGTCCACCCCGTATTGCTTGCTTAGGAATTCATTGAGCGTCTTTTCATCGACAAAACCTTTCTCTATGAGTATCGTGCCGAGCTTCTTTTTTGTCCTCTTCTGTTCTTCTAATGCCTCGTCTAACTGTTGCTGGGTAATAACATTGTTCCATAATAAAAGCTGCCCCAATAGTGTGGTCATAATTCCAGATCCCCCAATAGATTTTCTGCTGCTTCTTTGCTAAACTCTATGCCTGTCCATATTTTAAATGCATAGTAAGCTTGTCCAATAAACATATCCATTCCGTTGATGCTTGTCAACCCCCTTTGACGAGCTGTTTTTACTAAAGGTGTATCAAAGTAAATAACATCGATTATCAGCGGGTCTTCTACCAGGTCTAAGTCTATAGGCATCTCATTGTTGTCTAAACCGACGGATGTGCAGTTGATTATGATGTTTGAGCTGGAGAGTATCTCCCTATCGTTCAAATCGCTTACTATTATATCCATCATCCCCTTGAATTTCTTTTGAATCTTTCTGCCCTTTATCGGGTTTCTGTTTAGAAGATAGACCCTCTTGATGTTTAATTTATAGAGGGCGTATATCACAGAAACAGATACACCACCTGCCCCAAGCACAACTATGTTGTCGTTCTCATCGCAGAATTTTGTGTATTCCTCAAACATATCTTTGAAGCCTAAAAAGTCGGTGTTGTATCCGTATAGCCTTCCGTTGACATTCTTTATGGTGTTTATGGACTCTAAGAATCGGGCATCCTCATCGACCTCATCCACCAATCTAAATGCATCCCTCTTAAACGGCACCGTTATATTTGCCCCCTTTATATTGAGCGCCTTTATGCCTTCTATGGCTATATCTATATTGTCTGTTTTGAAGGCCACATATACGGCGTTTATGCCGTAATACTCAAACATGAATGTGTGCAGAATCGGGGATAGGCTGTGCTTTACTGGATTGCCTATTACACAATAGACATCGGTTTCACCATTGACATACATCAATCTCTCTCCAGTTCAAGGTTTCTTTAAATTTAATCGTTATATCGGGTTTTATGTTGAGTTTTTCAGGCCACTCTATAAAGAAGATGCCTTCGTTTGAGAAAAACTCATAAATGCCCGCATGATAGAGCTCCTCCTCTTCCGTTATTCTATACAGATCCATGTGGTATATATTGCCTTTGTATTGATTGATTAGTGTGAAGCTGGGACTGCCCTCAAATTCGTCTTCGCTTATACCCAGCGCCTTGAGGGCGAATCTGATAAAGGTCGTTTTGCCAATGCCCATCTCACCCTCTAAGAACACCACCACGCGCTTTTTACCCTTTATCATGGCATCGACTATCTGTTTTGCTATCTGGGCTGTTTCTTTCTCCGATTTAGTCAAATAGGTTTTGTTAATCATATTTTAGTTTATACAATTAATGCCTTTACAATTCAAGCATTAAAAGTATAATCCACTGCCATGAAAATCCTCATCATTCAGCTTAAGCAGCTGGGCGATGTCTTGCTTTCAACGCCTATAGCGGAGGCCATAAAGTCCTTCAACAACACCTGGCGGGTTGATTTTCTAACCTCAAAGGCGGCCAGGCCCATAATCGAGGACAATCCCTTTATAGACAACATATTGACCATAAAGGACGGCGTTGTTGGTGAGATTGAGACCATCCTTAAGGTAAGGGGCATGCATTACGATGCCGTTTTGGATCTTCAAAGGACGGGCAGATCCAAAAGGATAAGCTTGTTTTCCAAGGCCCCGATCAGGTCTGCTTTTTATAAGGAGGGCGACAACATCTATTACAATAAACCCATAAAGAGCACAGTTGAGGGTTACACAGCTTTTGAAAGGCTTGAGATCCTTAAAGCCCTGGGTATTGAAAACCCCAAAAGAGCCATGCCCAGGCTGTTTTTTGATGAATCGGTTGAGGATAGAGTCAAGGAATACCTCATGAATCACAATATATCCAGCTATTTTGTCGTTGCCCCGACGGCAAGAAAGCCCACCAAGATGTGGAAACCGGAAAGATTTGGACTGTTATCTGACAGAATATCAAACTTGTTGGGTTTAAAGACCGTTGTTGTCTATGGAGCAGATGATGAGAGACAGATAGCATACGAATGCGCATCCAAAATCAACAATGTCCATTTAATAGAAAAACCGTTTGATATAAAGGGCTTTGCCGCTTTGGTTAAAAACGCCGCCTTTTTGATTGGTAATGACTCATTTGCCTCTCATGTTGCCGTAAGTCAGAGCATCAAAACAATCGTTATCTGCGGTCCGACAAGCGGTTGGTTTATAGAAAACAACAACACCCTTCTTGTTTATAGGGGGCTTTCCTGCCAACCGTGCAACAACCCCTCTAAATGCAGATTAAATTTTGCCTGTTATGGTGAGTTGAGTGTCGATTTTGCCTTTGAGAGGATCAAGGGATTTCTATTTAAATAGGCTTTTTATGAGGAGCTCTGTTGATTTTTGGGGCTTCTCTTGATTGTTCTTTAGCAGTATGCAGGCCGTTTTGTCCTTTATGTTTATGCAAAAGACCCCTTTTTCTGGATTTGATGTTGGGCTATTTGGGAGTTTCTCGATAGCTATGCTGCCTCTTATCTCCCTTATCATACCGTCTTTTATGAGCATAATGCCCTCAAGCCCCTCAGAGTCCTTCAGTATGCCATAGGCTATACCCAGTGTTGAATTCTTTGTCTTTTCGTCCTTTGCCTGATCCTTTAGTTTGAATACGAGTTTCTCATAGTTGTCCTGCGTTGTCTTGATGATTCTTTTGTATGTCTCCATCTCCTTCTTTAGGCCGTCGTTTTCGCTTTTTAGCTGAACCAGCCTCTCGTAAATATCGCCGCTGTAATCCGTATAGTTTAGGCTTTTTTCCTTTTTGAGGGAGGTCTTTTTTATAGCCCAGAAGGTTTCTGAGTTTATCAGTTTCAACGCCGCATCTATAACCCTTAGTGGCAGTTTGCCTTTTAGGCTTTCTATCTCCGTTTTTAAGTGATTGTATGTGTTTTTTTCTTTGTATGTCCTTGCAGACTGTACGGCATCCAGTATGTCTGCCATTGCAACAACCGATGTTATGGGACTTAGTTTCTTTATACCGTCGGGATAGCCGCTGCCGTCTATTCTTTCATGGTGATGAAGGACGGCATCCAGTATTTTATCCTCTATGCCGAAGGATTTTAGAGCTTCGTATCCTCTAACTGTATGAAGCTTGATCGTATCAAATTCGCTCTCCGTTAGTTTATCGGTCTTTTTTAGGAGTTGTGGCGGCATGAATAGCTTTCCAAAATCGTGCAACAGTCCAGCTATCTCTGCCATCCTGATTTCATCTTCGGATAGGTTTGTAATCCTTGCTAACTCTTTTGCGTATTTCCTTACCCTGTATGAGTGCATATATGTCTCTTTGTCAAACTTATAGAGT
It encodes:
- the pilB gene encoding type IV-A pilus assembly ATPase PilB, whose amino-acid sequence is MTTLLGQLLLWNNVITQQQLDEALEEQKRTKKKLGTILIEKGFVDEKTLNEFLSKQYGVDSIDLNSIEIPKDVIKKVPAQIAKKYTLIPVAIEKNKIKVAISDPTNIFALDEVRFVSGLNVVPLFSNERSILRAIDKYYGTSTELEEIADEIAEFSSEVNVIKEEEGQESVEDLEKSAEDEPIIKLANTILSRAVVSGASDIHIEPYENDLRIRYRIDGKLKTIMTFARTMAPKLTSRIKIMSKLNIAEKRLPQDGRIRIKVSGKDIDLRVSTLPTVHGEKVVMRILDRSNVRVELEKLGFEDSDLNRYLKAINKPYGMILVTGPTGSGKSTTLYASLNKINNEFVNIMTVEDPVEYNIDGINQVHVKEEIGLTFAAALRSFLRQDPDIIMVGEIRDSETAEIAIRAALTGHLVFSTLHTNDAPSTVMRLVDMGIERYLIASSLILVLAQRLVRKICPYCKKQLDVPPEALEEIGFSKEEAKTVKVYKGEGCDYCNETGYKGRVALYEVMPVSDKIKRMILEGASVEQIRKQAIEEGMSTLRMSGLKKIKEGVTTIEEVMNVTFN
- the aroE gene encoding shikimate dehydrogenase, translated to MYVNGETDVYCVIGNPVKHSLSPILHTFMFEYYGINAVYVAFKTDNIDIAIEGIKALNIKGANITVPFKRDAFRLVDEVDEDARFLESINTIKNVNGRLYGYNTDFLGFKDMFEEYTKFCDENDNIVVLGAGGVSVSVIYALYKLNIKRVYLLNRNPIKGRKIQKKFKGMMDIIVSDLNDREILSSSNIIINCTSVGLDNNEMPIDLDLVEDPLIIDVIYFDTPLVKTARQRGLTSINGMDMFIGQAYYAFKIWTGIEFSKEAAENLLGDLEL
- the tsaE gene encoding tRNA (adenosine(37)-N6)-threonylcarbamoyltransferase complex ATPase subunit type 1 TsaE produces the protein MINKTYLTKSEKETAQIAKQIVDAMIKGKKRVVVFLEGEMGIGKTTFIRFALKALGISEDEFEGSPSFTLINQYKGNIYHMDLYRITEEEELYHAGIYEFFSNEGIFFIEWPEKLNIKPDITIKFKETLNWREIDVCQW
- a CDS encoding glycosyltransferase family 9 protein; translated protein: MKILIIQLKQLGDVLLSTPIAEAIKSFNNTWRVDFLTSKAARPIIEDNPFIDNILTIKDGVVGEIETILKVRGMHYDAVLDLQRTGRSKRISLFSKAPIRSAFYKEGDNIYYNKPIKSTVEGYTAFERLEILKALGIENPKRAMPRLFFDESVEDRVKEYLMNHNISSYFVVAPTARKPTKMWKPERFGLLSDRISNLLGLKTVVVYGADDERQIAYECASKINNVHLIEKPFDIKGFAALVKNAAFLIGNDSFASHVAVSQSIKTIVICGPTSGWFIENNNTLLVYRGLSCQPCNNPSKCRLNFACYGELSVDFAFERIKGFLFK
- a CDS encoding HD-GYP domain-containing protein; the protein is MSNINKLINDLSRDLQNITEEILLFSDTLTKPINLTDSSKTQLLLSLIKPIVKMGVDCLYLTKENGEVIFSFPQKGYYVIPLKELLEKGEMFSDNAIARRIFKNDSLTHFIVKHLNCCEDYYLIAMLNKKEKPYRVKLLHTAISVLDEKIKLARLTGASTMFTKLRLTIEILYKFDKETYMHSYRVRKYAKELARITNLSEDEIRMAEIAGLLHDFGKLFMPPQLLKKTDKLTESEFDTIKLHTVRGYEALKSFGIEDKILDAVLHHHERIDGSGYPDGIKKLSPITSVVAMADILDAVQSARTYKEKNTYNHLKTEIESLKGKLPLRVIDAALKLINSETFWAIKKTSLKKEKSLNYTDYSGDIYERLVQLKSENDGLKKEMETYKRIIKTTQDNYEKLVFKLKDQAKDEKTKNSTLGIAYGILKDSEGLEGIMLIKDGMIREIRGSIAIEKLPNSPTSNPEKGVFCINIKDKTACILLKNNQEKPQKSTELLIKSLFK